GCGGCACAGCTTGAAGGTCTTGGGCTGGGTGAGGTACTGGCCGCCGATCCCGACCTTCTGGATCATGGGCAGGTCGATGGACTCGTCGGTCACCTCGACCGGACGCAGGAGCCGACGGACCATGCCGCAGAGCTCCTCGTCCACCAGGAACTTCTCGAAGCTCATGGAGATGTAGGAGCCCAGGATGCCGCAGGAGTGGAGCACGAAGTTGATGCCGCTGCGGGCCGCGGTGGAGAGCGCCAGGGCCGACTCCAGGCCGGCCTGGGCGTCGGGGACGTGGGCGTCGGTGAGACTGCCGCCGCTGCGGCTGGGCAGGCCGTAGTACCGGGCCATCTGGGCGGTGGCCGAGACGAACCGGCTGAGCTCCGGGGCGCCGATGGAGAGGCCCCCGGTCTTCATGTCGATGGCCGAGGAGGTGCTCCCGTAGACGATGGGGGTGCCCGGGTTGATCAGCTGGGCCAGGGTGAGACCGGCCAGGATCTCGGCGTTCTGCACGGCCAGGACCCCGGACATCGTCACCGGTCCCGAGGAACCGGCCATGATCAGGGCGGCCACCACGCAGGGCTGGCCGTACCGGGCGAACTCGATCAGCGAACCCGCCATCTCGTCCGAGAACTGGAGCGGCGAGAGGGAGTTGATGAGCGAGATCATCACCGGCTTGTTCTTGATGTGCTCCTTTCCGCCCCAGACGATCCCCGCCATCTCCAGGGCGTCGAGCGCCCCCTGGCGGGAGACCGGGCTGCCCATGAAGGCCTTGTCCGAGAGGACGATGCTGGAGAACAGGATGTCCAGATGGACCGTGGCCGAGGGTACATCCGAGGGCTCCACCATCATGAAGCCGTTCATGTCCACGTATTTGGAGGTCTGCACCAGCTTGCAGAAGTTGTCGTAGTCCTGCATGGTCGCCTCGCGCTGCACCCCCTCGGCCGTGGTGACGAAGGGTGCGCCGTAGCCCGGGGCGAGGACGAAGTCGTCCTCCCCCACGGCCACGCTCTTGGCCGGGTTGCGGGCGGTGATGGTGAAGCGCGAGGGCGCGGTGTCCAGGGCCTTCCGAACGTCCTTCTCGGCCAGGAAGACCTTCTTGCCGTCGACCTTGATCCCGTGCTGGGCGAAGATCTCCACGGCTTCGGGCTCGTTGAAGGCGATCCCGGTCTCGCCGAGCAGCCGCATCGAGGCGGCGTGGAGGCGGTCGAGCTGCTCTTTGGTGAACTCGTGCATGCGGTCGTACATGGCTCTTCTCCGTGAGGCGCGAGAGGTGAGACGCGTTACACTCTAGTCGACGCTGCGGTTCGTGCCAGCGCTGCCGGCCACCTCCGCCCGGTAGGCGCTCAGGCCCTTGAAGGTGCCGTAGATGACCAGGAGGAGCAGGAACATCAGGGGGAAGGCCGTGGCGATGGAGGCGGTCTGGATCACCTTGAGGCTGCCGGTGGCCGCCAGCACCGCTGCCACGCCGCCGAGCGCGATGCCCCAGAAGGCCCGCAGATTGCGGTTGGGGGTCTCGTGGCCCGAGACGAACATGGAGAGCGCGAGCGCCGCCGAGTTGGCGCTCGTGAGGAGAAAGACGCCGATCAGGACGATCAGACCCACCACCAGCACCTGGGTCAGCGGCAGGTGCTGGGCGATGGCGAAGATGGCGCTCTCCACCCCGTGGTCCGTGATGGTCTGGGTGACGTCGAAGTGGATGCCCGCGCCGCCCACCACCGAGTACCAGAGGAAGTCGGCCAGGGTCGGCAGCAGCAGGGTGGCGGCCACGGTCTGCCGAATGGTCCGGCCCCGGGAGATACGGGCGATGAATACCGCCACGAACGGCGCCCAGCTCATCCACCAGGCCCAGTAGAACACGGTCCACCCGCCGATCCACTTGCTCTCGGCGCCGGGCTCGGTGAAGAGGCTCATGGCGACGAAGTTCTGCAGGTAGTCCCCCAGCGAGTTGGTGAAGAGATCGAAGAAGTACCGGGTCGGCCCCACCAGGAGCACGAAGAACCACACCGCGATGGTGGCGTACATGCGCCAGTCGGCCAGGAGCTTGATGCCCTTCTGGAGCCCCGTGTAGACCGAGATCGTGAAGATGGCGGTGAGGATCCCGATCAGGATGTAGGTGCCCGAGGCTCCCAGGGTGATCCCGTAGGCGTAGTTGAGGCCGCTGCCCATCTGCAGGGCCACCAGGCCCGTGGTGGTCGCCAGGCCGCCCAGGGTGGCGAAGACGGCGAAGATGTCGAGGACCTTGCCCAGGGGGCCGTGGATGCGGTCGCCGAAGACGTAGTAGAAGGCGCTGGAGAACCGGAAGGGGAGGTTCTTCGTGAAGCACGCATGGGCCAGCGGCACGGTGAGCATGAGGTAGATGGCCCAGGCCGAGAGCCCCCAGTGGAAGAACGAGTAGGTCATGGCGTTGGCCGCGGCCTCGGCCGTCTTGGCCTCGCCCCCGAAGTAGGGCGGCGGGGTCATGTAGTGGTAGGCCGGCTCCGCCGGGCCCCAGAATACGATCCCCGCGGCGATTGCGGCGCCGAAGAGCATGGCGAACCACGAGAAGTTCGAGAACTCGGGCTGGTCGTCCACCTTGCCGAGCTTCATCTTCCCGAAGTCCGAGAGCATGAGGTACAGGGAGGAGACCACCAGGAGGAACACCGTGAGCAGGTAGAGCCAGCCCCACTCGTTGGTCGTCCAGGCGAAGACCGCGTTGATGGTGGTGCCCATGTTCTCGGGAAACGCGACGGCCCAGAGGATGAAGGCCACCGTGACCGCGGCGGAGGGCCAGAACACCGCCGGGTCGAAGACGCGGGACGAAGCTGCCTTTGCTTCCATGGATGAGCCTCCGTAAGGTGGAGTGGCGGGGGCGGTTGGGGTGATGCCCGTCTCCCCTCGCAAGGCCCGTGCCACGGCGACGCGGCGTTCCTCGAGACGGCGGTGGATCCAGGCCCGGGGCGAAGCTTGGGGCCGCCGGGGCCGCTCCAAGCTTCGGCATAACGAAAAACTCCTTTCGCAAGCCGGCGCCGTTACGACAGGAAGTTTGCGCTTTTGCGACCGAAATTTTTCACCCCGGCGGGTTGCCGAGGTCAGACGGGAGAAAGGAGGCAGCGGTGGCGTCGCTCTGGGTGGCCCCTTCGGGGCCCAGGATTCCCCTGGCTCCCGGCGAGTCGGTGCTCGCGGCCCTGCGCCGCGCCGGGATCGAGCTGGAGAGCCCCTGCGGGGGAGAAGGGGTGTGCGGCAAGTGCCGGGTGCGGGTGGAAGAGCCCCAGGGCGTTCCGGAAACCCCCCACCGCCGTCTCCTGGCCGGGGAGGTTCGGGAGGGATGGCGCCTGGCCTGCCTCCTGGTGCCGGAGGGCGACCTCGCGATCCACCTTCCGGCCGACGCCCTGCTGGACGCCCGCATCCTGGAGGGGGAGCGGCTCTCCGCGAGCCGCCTCGCCCCCGCGGCCCGGGTGAGGTGGAAGAGGGGCGCCCCGTGGCTGGAGTACGAGGGTGCAGAGCCCGTGGCGCTCCCCGGGTGGGGCTCGCCGACCGCGCCCAAGGGGCTCGCGGTGGATATCGGCACCACCACCCTGGTGGTCTCCCTCCTGGACCTCGCCGGGGGCCGCGAGCTCTCCACGGCTTCGGCCCTGAACCCCCAGACGGCCTTCGGCCACGATGTGCTGAGCCGCATTCAGAAGGGGTCGACGCAGGAGGGGCTGGGCGAGCTCGCAGCCGCGGTGCGCGGGGTGCTGAACCGCTTGATCGGAGAAGCCTGCCGAGAAGCGGGCGCGGACGCCGGAGAGGTGGTGGATGCGGTGCTGGGGGCCAACACCACCATGCTCCAACTCGCCGGGGGGATCGATCCGGCGCCCCTGGGGCGGGTGCCCTTCCGGGTGGGGATCGCCGGGGGGCGAAGCTATCCTGCCGCCCGCTTCGGGCTGGACCTCAACCCGGCAGCCCGGGTCTACGTGCCCCCCGTGGCCCACGCCTTCGTGGGCAGCGACATCAGCGCGGGGCTCCTGGCCTGCCGGTTCTTCGAGCGGGAGGGGCCGCTGCTCTTCGTGGACATCGGCACCAACGGCGAGCTCGCCCTGAGCGCCGGGGGGCGGTGGCTCGTCACCTCGGCGGCGGCGGGACCGGCCTTCGAGGGCATGGGCATCTCCCAGGGCATGCGGGCGGCCCCGGGCGCGGTCGAGGCGGTGCACACCGACGGAGGGACCGTAGACGTGCGGGTGGTCGGCGGCGGGCCCGCCCGGGGCTTGTGCGGCAGCGGGCTCATCGACG
The nucleotide sequence above comes from Thermodesulfobacteriota bacterium. Encoded proteins:
- a CDS encoding trimethylamine methyltransferase family protein: MYDRMHEFTKEQLDRLHAASMRLLGETGIAFNEPEAVEIFAQHGIKVDGKKVFLAEKDVRKALDTAPSRFTITARNPAKSVAVGEDDFVLAPGYGAPFVTTAEGVQREATMQDYDNFCKLVQTSKYVDMNGFMMVEPSDVPSATVHLDILFSSIVLSDKAFMGSPVSRQGALDALEMAGIVWGGKEHIKNKPVMISLINSLSPLQFSDEMAGSLIEFARYGQPCVVAALIMAGSSGPVTMSGVLAVQNAEILAGLTLAQLINPGTPIVYGSTSSAIDMKTGGLSIGAPELSRFVSATAQMARYYGLPSRSGGSLTDAHVPDAQAGLESALALSTAARSGINFVLHSCGILGSYISMSFEKFLVDEELCGMVRRLLRPVEVTDESIDLPMIQKVGIGGQYLTQPKTFKLCRTEFFLPQLANRQNYQGWTDAGKQRADQRATEELQARLAKYEKPEIDAGVERALSEYVSRRKKG
- a CDS encoding BCCT family transporter is translated as MEAKAASSRVFDPAVFWPSAAVTVAFILWAVAFPENMGTTINAVFAWTTNEWGWLYLLTVFLLVVSSLYLMLSDFGKMKLGKVDDQPEFSNFSWFAMLFGAAIAAGIVFWGPAEPAYHYMTPPPYFGGEAKTAEAAANAMTYSFFHWGLSAWAIYLMLTVPLAHACFTKNLPFRFSSAFYYVFGDRIHGPLGKVLDIFAVFATLGGLATTTGLVALQMGSGLNYAYGITLGASGTYILIGILTAIFTISVYTGLQKGIKLLADWRMYATIAVWFFVLLVGPTRYFFDLFTNSLGDYLQNFVAMSLFTEPGAESKWIGGWTVFYWAWWMSWAPFVAVFIARISRGRTIRQTVAATLLLPTLADFLWYSVVGGAGIHFDVTQTITDHGVESAIFAIAQHLPLTQVLVVGLIVLIGVFLLTSANSAALALSMFVSGHETPNRNLRAFWGIALGGVAAVLAATGSLKVIQTASIATAFPLMFLLLLVIYGTFKGLSAYRAEVAGSAGTNRSVD
- a CDS encoding ASKHA domain-containing protein; this translates as MASLWVAPSGPRIPLAPGESVLAALRRAGIELESPCGGEGVCGKCRVRVEEPQGVPETPHRRLLAGEVREGWRLACLLVPEGDLAIHLPADALLDARILEGERLSASRLAPAARVRWKRGAPWLEYEGAEPVALPGWGSPTAPKGLAVDIGTTTLVVSLLDLAGGRELSTASALNPQTAFGHDVLSRIQKGSTQEGLGELAAAVRGVLNRLIGEACREAGADAGEVVDAVLGANTTMLQLAGGIDPAPLGRVPFRVGIAGGRSYPAARFGLDLNPAARVYVPPVAHAFVGSDISAGLLACRFFEREGPLLFVDIGTNGELALSAGGRWLVTSAAAGPAFEGMGISQGMRAAPGAVEAVHTDGGTVDVRVVGGGPARGLCGSGLIDAVAALLRLGALEPSGRLRRPAEAGRVAPGARERLAERDGKPAFRLADGVFLTQADVRQLQLAKGALRTAVDLLLAEAGVRPEELREVVLAGAFGYHLRPESLEAIGLLPRGLADTVTFAGNTSRLGAGLLLLDSHLRGVLEALMEQTRHLALPESRAFQDAFVGNIGFPC